A genome region from Hevea brasiliensis isolate MT/VB/25A 57/8 chromosome 9, ASM3005281v1, whole genome shotgun sequence includes the following:
- the LOC110659353 gene encoding microtubule-destabilizing protein 60-like, with protein MDFSTKSSKSVTPVKDTHGFQSKIQEISKISENSNPNVSYSSPGAKPTNSPLIKSAKSQKTASKNPIINHNAVPYSPRNKIRERKFVVAKKNSRKGKVNSTSTVDCKCKEKFGGNLIKCLCVAYETLRASQEEFFKNRDGIEQKNEMDKGKTSDYNAESEGEEEEIEKGFMGQKDETEGGYGSDNQSLGESEQSGQVGISTIKRRRDKLLEQARNSVPESGMVMHLVKAFEQLRTIPDAKDSDKKEEEKIKEEEKKVTQWALPGLQHPKVPEIQTNYSCTLPEFQSSKVAEMQDSPSSLCPSDLFLTSENLGLDPRLSVSSSSDSSQGSISSRTSNGGRRSRRNSSESCGTMGGRRWKKKQLKITCQKPFKLRTEQRGRMKEEEFMKKLQETMTEEEKQRIPIAQGLPWTTDEPECLIKPPVKENTRPIDLKLHSDIRAVERAEFDQQVAEKLSLIEQYKMERERQQKMVEEEEIRRLRKELVPKAQPLPYFDRPFIPRRSMKHPTVPREPKFHIPQHKKIKCCLSWNDLNTFAYQQ; from the exons ATGGATTTCAGCACCAAAAGTTCAAAATCAGTTACCCCGGTGAAAGATACTCATGGGTTTCAATCAAAGATTCAAGAAATCTCCAAAATATCTGAGAATTCAAACCCCAACGTTTCATATTCAAGCCCTGGTGCAAAACCCACAAATTCCCCACTGATCAAATCTGCAAAATCCCAAAAAACAGCATCAAAGAATCCAATTATCAATCACAATGCGGTCCCTTACTCCCCTAGAAACAAGATTAGGGAAAGGAAGTTTGTGGTGGCAAAGAAGAATTCAAGGAAGGGGAAAGTGAATTCAACTTCAACGGTGGACTGCAAATGCAAAGAGAAATTTGGAGGTAATTTAATCAAGTGTCTGTGTGTTGCCTATGAGACATTAAGAGCTTCCCAGGAAGAGTTTTTTAAGAATCGAGATGGCATCGAACAGAAAAACGAAATGGATAAAGGAAAAACCAGTGATTATAACGCTGAAAGTGAAGGTGAAGAGGAGGAGATAGAGAAGGGATTTATGGGTCAAAAGGATGAGACCGAAGGTGGGTATGGTTCGGATAATCAAAGTTTGGGTGAGAGTGAGCAATCGGGTCAAGTGGGTATTTCTACAATTAAAAGAAGAAGAGACAAGCTACTGGAACAAGCAAGAAATAGTGTACCTGAATCTGGGATGGTGATGCATCTGGTTAAGGCTTTTGAGCAGCTACGAACGATACCAGATGCGAAGGATTCTGATaagaaggaagaggagaagatTAAGGAGGAGGAGAAGAAAGTAACGCAATGGGCACTGCCCGGATTACAGCATCCTAAAGTGCCAGAGATTCAGACTAATTATTCATGTACATTGCCTGAATTCCAGTCTTCTAAGGTGGCCGAAATGCAGGATTCTCCTTCTTCATTATGCCCATCGGATTTGTTTCTGACTTCTGAGAATCTGGGTTTGGATCCAAGGCTTTCTGTTTCCTCATCGTCGGACAGCAGTCAAGGCAG TATTTCTAGCAGGACTTCTAATGGAGGTCGGAGAAGCCGAAGAAAT AGCTCCGAGTCATGTGGAACAATGGGTGGGAGGAGATGGAAGAAGAAGCAACTAAAGATCACATGTCAAAAGCCATTTAAGCTAAGGACAGAG CAAAGAGGAAGAATGAAGGAGGAGGAGTTCATGAAAAAGTTACAGGAAACGATGACTGAAGAGGAGAAGCAGCGGATTCCTATTGCGCAAGGCCTTCCTTGGACAACAGATGAACCAGAG TGTCTAATCAAACCTCCAGTAAAAGAGAACACTAGGCCCATTGACCTTAAGCTCCATAGTGATATTCGGGCAGTGGAGCGAGCTGAATTTGACCAGCAG GTGGCTGAGAAGTTAAGTCTTATTGAGCAATACAAGATGGAAAGAGAAAGGCAGCAAAAG aTGGTTGAAGAGGAAGAAATACGCAGACTGAGGAAGGAGCTTGTTCCAAAAGCACAGCCTTTGCCCTATTTCGATCGGCCCTTCATTCCCAGAAG GTCGATGAAGCATCCAACTGTGCCCAGAGAACCAAAATTTCACATACCTCAACATAAGAAGATCAAATGCTGTCTATCATGGAACGACCTCAACACTTTCGCTTACCAACAGTGA